The Streptomyces sp. NBC_01689 genome includes a window with the following:
- a CDS encoding SPFH domain-containing protein, whose product MADITRRLGWRHLRGAPTAHVRHHRAGRLVHDGPGLSFWYRSLTAALSEVPVEDRELAMTFHARTSDFQDVAVQATVTYRISDPGVAAARLDFSIDPDTGSWRGTPLEQLGTLLTETAQQHALDVLARTPLSAALVDGVASVRERIAGGLAAEPRLPSTGIEVVAVRVVALRPEPEVERALRTPAREQIQQEADRATYERRAVAVERERAIAENELASQIELARREEQLVDQRGTNARREAEEHAAADAVRATAEAARTVRLADAEGTRVVRLAEAEAQAAREVGEARAVAQAAWLRVHSEVDVATLHALTGTRLAENLPRIDSVTVSPDVLTGLLARLGGAPGEPA is encoded by the coding sequence ATGGCCGACATCACCCGGCGTCTCGGCTGGCGCCATCTGCGCGGGGCGCCGACCGCCCACGTCCGCCACCACCGGGCGGGCCGGCTCGTCCACGACGGCCCCGGGCTCAGCTTCTGGTACCGCTCGCTGACCGCCGCGCTCTCCGAAGTGCCGGTCGAAGACCGTGAGTTGGCGATGACCTTCCACGCCCGTACGTCGGACTTCCAGGACGTAGCGGTCCAGGCCACCGTCACCTACCGCATCAGCGACCCCGGCGTCGCGGCCGCACGCCTGGACTTCTCCATCGACCCCGACACGGGCTCCTGGCGCGGCACCCCCCTCGAACAGCTGGGGACGCTGCTGACCGAGACGGCCCAGCAGCACGCCCTGGACGTGCTCGCCCGCACGCCCCTGTCGGCGGCCCTGGTGGACGGCGTCGCCTCGGTGCGCGAGCGGATCGCGGGCGGCCTGGCCGCCGAACCCCGGCTTCCCTCCACGGGCATCGAGGTCGTGGCCGTACGCGTGGTGGCGCTGCGCCCCGAACCCGAGGTGGAGCGGGCCCTGCGCACCCCCGCCCGGGAGCAGATCCAGCAGGAGGCCGACCGGGCGACGTACGAACGGCGGGCCGTCGCGGTCGAGCGGGAGCGGGCCATCGCCGAGAACGAGCTGGCGAGTCAGATCGAACTGGCCCGGCGCGAGGAGCAGTTGGTCGACCAGCGCGGCACGAACGCGCGGCGCGAGGCGGAGGAGCACGCGGCCGCGGACGCGGTGCGGGCCACCGCCGAGGCGGCACGGACGGTACGGCTGGCGGACGCCGAGGGCACCCGGGTGGTGCGGCTGGCCGAGGCCGAGGCGCAGGCCGCCCGGGAGGTCGGCGAGGCCCGTGCCGTCGCCCAGGCCGCCTGGCTGCGGGTCCACTCGGAGGTGGACGTCGCCACGCTGCACGCGCTGACCGGCACGCGCCTCGCGGAGAACCTGCCGCGCATCGACAGCGTCACGGTGTCGCCCGACGTCCTGACCGGACTGCTCGCCCGGCTCGGCGGGGCACCGGGAGAGCCGGCGTGA